In Roseomonas fluvialis, one genomic interval encodes:
- a CDS encoding cell division protein ZapA, translated as MAQVTVRVGGYSHPVACQDGQERHLTNMAAEVDKRIGALKAMGMQFGETRMLLLAALQLADETADLTAENAALKAGGAVAAVAPAPMEGEAAPVDPAVLRRLHRVAEAIEAIAATLEAP; from the coding sequence ATGGCCCAGGTCACGGTCCGCGTCGGCGGCTACTCCCACCCCGTGGCGTGCCAGGACGGCCAGGAACGGCACCTGACCAACATGGCCGCCGAGGTCGACAAGCGCATCGGCGCGCTGAAGGCCATGGGCATGCAGTTCGGGGAGACCCGGATGCTGCTGCTCGCGGCCCTGCAACTGGCCGACGAGACTGCCGACCTGACCGCTGAGAACGCCGCGCTGAAGGCCGGCGGCGCGGTCGCCGCCGTGGCGCCGGCGCCGATGGAGGGCGAGGCCGCGCCGGTGGATCCCGCGGTGCTGCGCCGGCTGCATCGCGTGGCCGAGGCGATCGAGGCCATTGCGGCGACCCTCGAGGCTCCCTAG
- a CDS encoding 5-formyltetrahydrofolate cyclo-ligase: MTSDVTGPHCDVLLAALKAEARQVALARRAGIDPAGAGEALASIVLRDCPPPAGALVSGFWPMGPEIDLRPLLHALHARGQALCLPVTPKRGQPLRFRRWAPGDPLAPGPMGTRQPAEGPDVTPDWLLVPLLAFDRAGRRLGYGGGYYDRTLAALPHAGVTGVAYAAQEMHDPPGVPAGPLDARLPRVATETGVVICGGVS; this comes from the coding sequence ATGACCAGTGACGTCACCGGACCGCATTGCGACGTCCTGCTCGCCGCGCTGAAAGCCGAGGCGCGCCAGGTCGCGCTTGCGCGGCGCGCCGGGATCGACCCGGCCGGCGCAGGGGAGGCGCTTGCCAGCATCGTGCTCCGCGACTGCCCGCCGCCGGCCGGCGCGCTCGTCTCGGGCTTCTGGCCGATGGGGCCAGAGATCGACCTGCGCCCACTGCTGCACGCCCTTCATGCGCGCGGGCAGGCGCTCTGCCTGCCGGTCACCCCGAAGCGCGGCCAGCCGCTGCGCTTCCGCCGCTGGGCCCCGGGCGACCCGCTCGCGCCGGGCCCGATGGGAACCCGCCAGCCTGCCGAGGGCCCGGACGTCACGCCCGACTGGCTGCTGGTGCCGCTGCTGGCATTCGACCGCGCCGGCCGGCGGCTTGGGTATGGCGGGGGCTACTACGACCGCACCCTGGCCGCGCTGCCACACGCGGGCGTGACCGGTGTTGCCTATGCCGCGCAGGAGATGCATGACCCTCCGGGGGTGCCCGCCGGCCCCCTGGATGCGCGCCTGCCGCGCGTGGCGACGGAGACGGGCGTGGTGATCTGCGGCGGGGTCTCGTGA
- a CDS encoding TIGR00282 family metallophosphoesterase translates to MRLLFLGDIVGRSGRDAVIAALPALRRDLALDLVVVNGENASHGFGLAPDMARALFAAGADAITLGNHAWDRKEIVPYIEEEPRLIRPLNYAPGTPGRGATVVQVAGGRRVLVVQAMGRLFMEPLDDPFRAVQAELAKQTLGAAGSVQAVIVDIHAEATSEKQAMAHSFDGRASLVIGTHTHVPSADHRVLPGGTAFQSDAGMCGDYDSVIGMQKGGASLRFWRKVPAEKLAPAEGAATVCGLFVETDDATGLARRVAPLRMGGTLDPAMPAG, encoded by the coding sequence GTGAGGCTCCTGTTCCTCGGCGATATCGTCGGGCGGTCGGGCCGCGACGCGGTGATCGCCGCGCTGCCGGCACTGCGGCGCGACCTGGCGCTCGACCTGGTCGTGGTGAATGGGGAGAACGCCTCGCACGGCTTCGGCCTCGCGCCCGATATGGCGCGCGCGCTGTTCGCCGCCGGTGCCGACGCGATCACGCTCGGCAACCATGCCTGGGACCGCAAGGAGATCGTCCCCTACATCGAGGAGGAACCGCGCCTCATCCGCCCGCTGAACTACGCGCCGGGCACACCGGGGCGCGGCGCGACCGTGGTGCAGGTTGCCGGTGGCCGGCGTGTCCTGGTGGTGCAGGCGATGGGGCGCCTGTTCATGGAGCCGCTCGACGACCCTTTCCGCGCCGTGCAGGCGGAACTCGCGAAGCAGACCCTGGGTGCCGCGGGCAGCGTGCAGGCGGTGATCGTGGACATCCATGCCGAGGCGACCAGCGAGAAGCAGGCCATGGCGCATTCCTTCGACGGGCGCGCATCGCTGGTCATCGGCACGCACACGCATGTGCCCTCGGCCGATCATCGCGTGCTGCCGGGCGGCACGGCCTTTCAGTCCGATGCCGGCATGTGCGGCGACTACGACAGCGTGATCGGCATGCAGAAGGGCGGTGCCTCGCTGCGCTTCTGGCGCAAGGTGCCGGCCGAGAAGCTGGCCCCGGCCGAAGGCGCCGCGACGGTCTGCGGCCTGTTCGTGGAGACCGACGACGCGACGGGACTGGCGCGGCGCGTCGCGCCGCTGCGGATGGGCGGCACGCTGGACCCGGCGATGCCGGCCGGCTGA
- a CDS encoding SDR family oxidoreductase, with product MDLGFTGRRVLVVGASAGIGFATAEALAREGAELLIASRDPAGIAVAAARIAAATGRRPASLAADLTQAGAAESLVAAAQARWGAIDALVDCVGGSIRSGFEALTDEDWLANYGFNVLSAVRIVRASLPLLRRGDAPSIVLMGAAASRMPYPNQIVSNVHKAGLLGLTKTLAGEYAAEGIRVNCVAPGRTLTRLWTDRAARMAAERNVTAEEVIAEFAHEIPLGRFGTPEEVAAMVIWLSSPRAGYVTGQTVNVDGGIARGLL from the coding sequence ATGGACCTGGGCTTCACGGGACGGCGCGTGCTGGTGGTCGGCGCCTCGGCCGGCATCGGATTCGCGACCGCCGAAGCGCTGGCGCGCGAGGGGGCGGAGTTATTGATCGCCTCGCGCGATCCGGCCGGCATCGCCGTGGCGGCCGCGCGCATCGCGGCCGCCACGGGCCGACGGCCTGCGAGCCTCGCGGCCGACCTCACGCAGGCCGGCGCGGCCGAGTCCCTGGTCGCGGCTGCGCAGGCGCGCTGGGGCGCGATCGATGCGCTGGTGGATTGCGTCGGCGGGTCGATCCGTTCGGGCTTCGAGGCGCTGACCGACGAGGACTGGCTGGCGAATTACGGCTTCAACGTGTTGTCGGCGGTGCGCATCGTGCGCGCATCCCTGCCGCTGCTGCGGCGCGGCGACGCCCCGTCGATCGTGCTGATGGGGGCGGCAGCTTCGCGTATGCCCTATCCGAACCAGATCGTGTCGAACGTGCACAAGGCGGGGCTGCTCGGGCTGACCAAGACGCTGGCGGGCGAATACGCGGCCGAGGGCATCCGGGTGAATTGCGTGGCCCCGGGGCGCACGCTCACGCGCCTGTGGACCGACCGCGCGGCCAGGATGGCGGCCGAGCGCAACGTGACGGCCGAGGAGGTGATCGCCGAATTCGCCCACGAGATCCCGCTCGGGCGCTTCGGCACGCCGGAGGAAGTGGCGGCGATGGTGATCTGGCTGTCCAGTCCGCGCGCGGGCTACGTCACGGGCCAGACCGTGAATGTCGATGGCGGGATCGCGCGCGGGCTTTTGTAG
- a CDS encoding MSMEG_1061 family FMN-dependent PPOX-type flavoprotein — protein sequence MDTQAPIDPFAVTTEDQLRAVYDQPLEGPLKKVTHRVEATARAWIAASPFCILSTVGARGVHATPRGDAPGFVAVEPDGSLLIPDRRGNNRLDAYRDILEDNRVSVIFFVPGASEVLRVHGTARITSDPALCSRFVERGKAPATVLVVTVSELFMQCAKSIMRSRLWGGAPRPAGLPTMGQLIASHRADGQVDPAAYDREAPERLNQTMY from the coding sequence ATGGACACGCAAGCCCCCATCGACCCCTTCGCCGTCACCACCGAGGACCAGCTGCGCGCGGTCTATGACCAGCCGCTGGAAGGCCCGCTCAAGAAGGTGACCCATCGGGTCGAGGCGACGGCGCGCGCCTGGATCGCCGCCTCCCCGTTCTGCATCCTGTCCACCGTGGGCGCACGCGGCGTGCACGCGACCCCGCGCGGCGATGCGCCGGGCTTCGTGGCGGTCGAACCGGATGGGTCGCTGCTGATCCCCGACCGGCGCGGCAACAACCGGCTCGATGCCTATCGCGACATCCTCGAGGACAACCGCGTCTCGGTGATCTTCTTCGTCCCCGGCGCGTCCGAGGTGCTGCGCGTGCACGGCACCGCGCGCATCACCAGCGACCCGGCGCTGTGCAGCCGCTTCGTCGAACGCGGCAAGGCGCCCGCCACGGTCCTGGTGGTGACCGTGAGCGAGTTGTTCATGCAATGCGCCAAGTCGATCATGCGGTCGCGCCTTTGGGGCGGCGCGCCCCGCCCGGCCGGGCTGCCGACGATGGGCCAGCTCATCGCCTCGCACCGCGCCGACGGCCAGGTGGACCCCGCCGCCTATGACCGCGAGGCGCCGGAGCGGCTCAACCAGACCATGTACTGA
- a CDS encoding YebC/PmpR family DNA-binding transcriptional regulator yields the protein MAGHSHAKNVMHRKQAQGAKRAQAFSKLIREITVSAKQGLPDPAMNPRLRAAVKAALVANMTRDTIDRAIKRASEAGQGEGYEEVRYEGYGPHGIAIIVEALTDNRNRTGGDLRSMFAKNGGALGETNSVAFQFERKGVLRFKAAVATADAMLEAAIEAGAADVESDEEGHEVSCSVEDFATVRDALEAAFGQAEAARLEWWPSTTIDLDEDRAREVLKLVDALDDHDDVQTVYANFEVDEAAAARLSAA from the coding sequence ATGGCCGGCCATTCGCACGCCAAGAACGTCATGCACCGCAAGCAGGCCCAGGGGGCGAAGCGCGCCCAGGCCTTCAGCAAGCTGATCCGCGAGATCACCGTCTCGGCCAAGCAGGGGCTGCCCGACCCGGCCATGAATCCGCGCCTGCGCGCGGCGGTGAAGGCGGCGCTGGTGGCGAACATGACGCGCGACACCATCGACCGCGCGATCAAGCGGGCGTCCGAGGCCGGGCAGGGCGAGGGCTACGAGGAAGTGCGGTACGAGGGCTACGGCCCGCATGGCATCGCGATCATCGTCGAAGCGCTGACCGACAACCGCAACCGCACCGGCGGCGACCTGCGGTCGATGTTCGCAAAGAATGGCGGCGCGCTGGGCGAGACGAATTCGGTGGCCTTCCAGTTCGAACGCAAGGGCGTGCTGCGCTTCAAGGCGGCGGTCGCGACCGCGGATGCCATGCTGGAAGCGGCGATCGAGGCGGGTGCGGCGGATGTGGAATCCGACGAGGAAGGGCACGAGGTGTCCTGTTCGGTCGAGGATTTCGCGACCGTGCGCGACGCGCTGGAAGCCGCCTTCGGCCAGGCCGAGGCCGCCAGGCTGGAATGGTGGCCGAGCACGACCATCGACCTCGACGAGGACCGCGCGCGCGAGGTGCTGAAGCTGGTCGATGCGCTGGACGATCACGACGACGTCCAGACCGTCTATGCGAATTTCGAGGTCGACGAGGCGGCGGCGGCGCGGCTCTCGGCGGCCTGA
- a CDS encoding ChbG/HpnK family deacetylase — protein sequence MAVSDLAGRLGFDKAARLLIVNCDDLGYCHAANLATHRALVHGIATDATLMVPCPWAPEAVRLCRGFPIGVHLTLTSEYEGYRWRGLTRGATLHDAAGFLPRTGAEVLDRLTAEDARAECLAQIETALSWGVDVTHLDAHMGVMQDRADLFDVYLDLAARFRIPVRMAPADHTDRQDFGPRERATARGILFNEHMLYAWPTPTGATLRAELPRLPAGVTEVFAHPAFDGEELRGHGSMAHTLRCDDAQTLVDPDLAALITRHGVTRIGFLALRDLQRRGG from the coding sequence ATGGCAGTTTCGGATCTCGCGGGGCGACTGGGCTTCGATAAGGCGGCGCGGCTGCTCATCGTGAACTGCGACGACCTCGGCTACTGCCATGCCGCCAACCTCGCGACGCATCGCGCGCTCGTCCACGGTATCGCGACCGATGCCACGCTCATGGTGCCCTGCCCTTGGGCGCCCGAGGCGGTGCGGCTATGCCGCGGCTTCCCGATCGGCGTGCACCTGACCCTGACCAGCGAATACGAAGGCTATCGCTGGCGCGGCCTGACCCGCGGCGCGACGCTGCACGATGCGGCCGGCTTCCTGCCGCGCACGGGCGCGGAAGTGCTCGATCGCCTCACCGCAGAGGATGCGCGCGCCGAATGCCTGGCGCAGATCGAAACGGCGCTGTCCTGGGGCGTCGATGTCACGCATCTCGACGCCCATATGGGCGTCATGCAGGACCGCGCGGACCTGTTCGACGTGTATCTGGACCTGGCCGCGCGCTTCCGCATTCCTGTCAGGATGGCGCCGGCCGACCACACCGACCGGCAGGACTTCGGCCCACGCGAACGCGCAACCGCGCGCGGAATCCTGTTCAACGAGCACATGCTCTATGCTTGGCCGACGCCGACAGGTGCGACGCTGCGGGCGGAACTGCCACGCCTGCCCGCCGGCGTGACCGAGGTCTTTGCCCATCCCGCCTTCGACGGCGAGGAGTTGCGCGGGCACGGCTCGATGGCGCACACGCTGCGCTGTGACGATGCGCAAACGCTGGTCGACCCGGACCTCGCCGCGCTCATCACGCGGCACGGCGTGACGCGGATCGGCTTCCTGGCATTGCGCGACCTGCAGCGCCGAGGCGGATGA
- a CDS encoding DUF1971 domain-containing protein, translating into MAAYRTTPVFDETTLPAALRREHRTKPGVWGVVEVIEGRMRLVFLDPPGEAIVSPGHSAVVLPDQPHYAEPIGAMRMCITFHDSLPG; encoded by the coding sequence GTGGCCGCCTATCGCACGACGCCGGTCTTCGACGAGACGACGCTGCCCGCCGCACTGCGGCGGGAACACCGCACCAAGCCCGGCGTCTGGGGCGTGGTCGAGGTGATCGAGGGACGCATGCGCCTCGTCTTCCTCGACCCGCCGGGCGAAGCGATCGTGTCGCCCGGCCACAGCGCGGTGGTGCTGCCCGACCAGCCGCACTACGCGGAGCCGATCGGCGCCATGCGGATGTGCATCACCTTCCACGACAGCCTGCCGGGCTGA
- a CDS encoding alternative oxidase, giving the protein MSNPQVALGVHHAPRGISDRIALGFTKVLRFCADTFFAKRYGHRAIVLETVAAVPGMVGATLTHLRCLRRMEDDKGWIRTLMEEAENERMHLMTFIEVAKPTVFERIVILGVQWVFYVCFFLLYLASPKTAHRVVGYFEEEAVISYTHYLADIDAGRSENPPAPAIARHYWKLPADATLRDVVVVIRADEAHHRDVNHGFASELGGGQPGPVSPYPDHAAELRPEA; this is encoded by the coding sequence ATGTCCAACCCGCAGGTCGCCCTTGGCGTCCATCACGCGCCGCGGGGCATCTCCGACCGCATCGCGCTCGGCTTCACCAAGGTGCTGCGCTTCTGCGCCGATACCTTCTTCGCGAAACGCTACGGCCACCGCGCCATCGTGCTCGAGACCGTCGCCGCCGTGCCCGGCATGGTCGGCGCGACGCTGACCCACCTGCGCTGCCTGCGCCGCATGGAAGACGACAAAGGCTGGATCCGCACCCTGATGGAGGAGGCGGAGAACGAGCGCATGCACCTGATGACCTTCATCGAGGTCGCCAAGCCCACCGTCTTCGAACGCATCGTCATCCTGGGCGTGCAGTGGGTGTTCTACGTCTGCTTCTTCCTGCTGTACCTGGCGAGCCCAAAGACCGCGCACCGCGTCGTCGGCTACTTCGAGGAGGAGGCGGTGATCAGCTACACCCACTACCTCGCCGACATCGATGCCGGGCGGTCCGAGAACCCACCCGCGCCGGCGATCGCGCGGCACTACTGGAAGCTGCCAGCCGATGCGACGCTGCGCGACGTGGTGGTCGTGATCCGCGCCGACGAAGCGCACCACCGCGACGTCAACCACGGCTTCGCCTCGGAACTCGGCGGCGGGCAGCCGGGACCGGTCTCGCCCTATCCCGACCACGCCGCCGAATTGCGGCCGGAGGCCTGA
- a CDS encoding group III truncated hemoglobin has protein sequence MHDSPGIDDDTLQRVVALFYDRVRADAVLGPVFNDAIHDWPGHLQTLSAFWSSVMLTSGRYKGNPMAAHLKHQARITPALFERWLELWAQATAESLPPDAACAMQAKAARIARSLQYALSPLPLPGAA, from the coding sequence ATGCACGACAGCCCCGGTATCGACGACGACACCCTCCAGCGCGTGGTCGCCCTGTTCTACGACCGGGTCCGAGCCGATGCCGTGCTCGGCCCGGTCTTCAACGACGCCATCCACGACTGGCCAGGCCATCTGCAGACGCTGTCGGCCTTCTGGTCGTCGGTCATGCTCACCTCCGGCCGCTACAAGGGCAATCCGATGGCGGCGCACCTGAAGCACCAGGCGCGCATCACGCCCGCGCTGTTCGAACGCTGGCTGGAGCTCTGGGCGCAGGCGACGGCGGAATCGCTGCCGCCCGACGCTGCCTGCGCGATGCAGGCCAAGGCCGCACGCATCGCCCGCAGCCTGCAATACGCTCTCTCCCCCCTGCCGCTGCCCGGCGCAGCCTGA
- a CDS encoding RrF2 family transcriptional regulator codes for MRLTRYTDYAMRTLLHLGTRPDEVCSIAEIARAYGISQNHLMKVVNELGRAGFVTSLRGRSGGIRLARAPAEISVGAVVRHMEGDFDLADCPTCVIAPACGLISVLDEALRAFLAVLDRASLADLLDRRAAALRRLLSLPG; via the coding sequence ATGCGGCTCACCCGCTACACCGATTACGCCATGCGGACGTTGCTCCACCTGGGCACGCGGCCCGACGAGGTCTGTTCCATCGCCGAGATCGCCCGCGCCTACGGCATTTCGCAGAACCACCTGATGAAGGTGGTCAACGAGCTCGGACGTGCCGGCTTCGTCACCAGCCTGCGCGGCCGGTCCGGCGGCATCCGCCTGGCGCGGGCGCCCGCCGAGATCAGCGTCGGCGCCGTGGTCCGCCACATGGAGGGGGATTTCGACCTGGCCGATTGCCCCACCTGCGTCATCGCCCCCGCCTGCGGCTTGATCTCGGTGCTGGACGAGGCGTTGCGCGCCTTCCTGGCGGTGCTGGACCGCGCCAGCCTGGCGGATCTGCTCGACCGGCGTGCGGCGGCGCTGCGGAGGCTGCTCTCACTGCCGGGCTGA
- the ruvC gene encoding crossover junction endodeoxyribonuclease RuvC translates to MSRRPIRILGLDPGLQHTGWGLIEHDGFRLRFLAEGVISTTPAEDLPDRLLALHRGLAAVIDLHVPEEAAVENTYVARNPDSALKLGQARGVVVLAPALAGLAVAQYGAMEVKRAVVGNGHAAKDQVQAMVKHLLPGVTFKRADAADALAVAICHAHHRQSRAALARGYQPA, encoded by the coding sequence ATGTCGCGCCGCCCGATTCGCATCCTCGGCCTCGACCCCGGCCTCCAGCACACCGGCTGGGGGCTGATCGAACACGATGGCTTCCGCCTGCGCTTCCTGGCCGAGGGCGTGATCTCCACCACCCCCGCCGAGGACCTGCCCGACCGCCTGCTCGCGCTGCATCGCGGCCTCGCCGCCGTCATCGACCTTCACGTGCCTGAAGAAGCCGCCGTCGAGAACACCTACGTCGCGCGCAATCCCGACAGCGCGCTGAAGCTCGGCCAGGCGCGCGGCGTCGTCGTGCTGGCCCCGGCCCTGGCGGGCCTCGCCGTCGCGCAATACGGCGCCATGGAAGTGAAGCGCGCCGTCGTCGGCAACGGCCACGCCGCCAAGGACCAGGTCCAGGCCATGGTGAAGCACCTGCTGCCCGGCGTGACCTTCAAACGCGCCGACGCCGCCGACGCGCTCGCCGTCGCGATCTGCCACGCCCATCACCGCCAATCGCGCGCTGCCCTCGCACGCGGGTATCAGCCGGCATGA
- the ruvA gene encoding Holliday junction branch migration protein RuvA — translation MIAALKGRVEATHEGGCVFDVNGVGYLLSCSRKTLDALTGREGVQRLLVETRVSQDAITLYGFFDAAEREAFRALIEVKTVGPQKALIVLSSLSPDGLARAIAGKERKRLSEVKGLGAATANRIVDEPAMQKWAVGRATPDADGEGALPAALPEQGAEADAVSALVNLGWKQPQAAAAIARAAKRLGDAATLDALIRDGLKEMAR, via the coding sequence ATGATCGCCGCGCTGAAAGGCCGTGTGGAGGCCACGCACGAAGGTGGGTGCGTGTTTGATGTGAATGGCGTGGGGTATTTGCTGTCGTGTTCGCGCAAGACGTTGGATGCGTTGACGGGGCGTGAGGGTGTTCAGCGGCTGCTGGTCGAGACGCGGGTCAGCCAGGATGCGATCACGCTTTATGGCTTCTTCGATGCGGCGGAGCGTGAGGCGTTCCGGGCGCTGATCGAGGTCAAGACGGTCGGGCCGCAGAAGGCGTTGATCGTGCTGTCGTCGCTGTCGCCCGATGGGCTGGCGCGGGCGATTGCGGGCAAGGAGCGCAAGCGGCTGTCGGAGGTGAAGGGGCTGGGCGCGGCGACGGCGAACCGCATCGTCGATGAACCGGCGATGCAGAAATGGGCGGTGGGGCGCGCGACGCCGGATGCGGATGGCGAGGGTGCGCTGCCCGCGGCACTTCCCGAACAGGGCGCGGAGGCAGATGCGGTTTCCGCGCTGGTGAACCTGGGCTGGAAGCAGCCGCAGGCGGCGGCGGCGATCGCGCGCGCGGCGAAGCGGCTGGGTGACGCTGCGACGCTGGATGCGCTGATCCGTGACGGGCTCAAGGAAATGGCAAGATGA
- the ruvB gene encoding Holliday junction branch migration DNA helicase RuvB, whose product MSGGPAAGGTSGDRITDPERQDDDYGEHALRPQTIADFTGQQSLRENLGVFIAAARARAEPMDHVLFHGPPGLGKTTLAQIVARELGVGFRATSGPVLQRSGDLAAILTNLQPRDVLFVDEIHRLQPAIEETLYPAMEDFCLDLIIGEGPAARTVRIDIPPFTLIGATTRAGLLATPLRDRFGIPLRLVFYTAAELHGIVSRGARKLNFALSDDGAFEIAKRSRGTPRIAGRLLRRVRDFALVENRAADRAMVDGALLRLEVDALGLDAMDRRYLRRIAEHHGGGPVGIETLAAALAEGRDTLEEVVEPFLIQEGLVLRTPRGRMLGEAGWRHLGLAPPAGLVAQLDLLRDTDP is encoded by the coding sequence ATGAGTGGCGGGCCCGCCGCGGGCGGGACGAGCGGCGATCGCATCACCGACCCCGAGCGCCAGGACGACGACTATGGCGAGCACGCGCTGCGCCCGCAGACCATCGCGGACTTCACCGGCCAGCAGTCGCTGCGCGAGAACCTCGGCGTGTTCATCGCGGCGGCGAGGGCACGCGCGGAGCCGATGGACCATGTGCTGTTCCATGGCCCGCCGGGGCTGGGCAAGACCACGCTGGCGCAGATCGTCGCGCGTGAACTGGGCGTGGGTTTTCGCGCGACCTCGGGGCCGGTGTTGCAGCGTTCGGGCGACCTCGCGGCGATCCTGACGAACCTGCAGCCGCGCGACGTGCTGTTCGTCGATGAGATCCATCGCCTGCAACCGGCCATCGAGGAGACGCTCTATCCCGCGATGGAGGATTTCTGCCTCGACCTCATCATCGGCGAAGGTCCTGCCGCGCGAACCGTGCGGATCGACATTCCGCCCTTCACGCTGATCGGCGCGACCACCCGCGCGGGGCTGCTCGCGACACCGCTGCGCGATCGCTTCGGCATTCCGCTGCGCCTGGTGTTCTACACGGCGGCCGAACTGCACGGCATCGTCAGCCGCGGCGCGCGAAAATTGAACTTTGCGCTGTCGGATGATGGGGCGTTCGAGATCGCCAAGCGCTCGCGCGGCACGCCGCGCATCGCGGGGCGGCTGCTGCGGCGCGTGCGGGATTTCGCGCTGGTGGAGAACCGTGCCGCCGACCGCGCCATGGTCGATGGTGCGTTGTTGCGACTGGAGGTGGATGCGCTCGGCCTCGATGCGATGGACCGGCGCTATCTGCGCCGCATCGCCGAACACCATGGCGGCGGGCCGGTCGGCATCGAGACGCTGGCCGCGGCGCTGGCCGAAGGCCGGGACACGCTCGAGGAAGTGGTCGAGCCCTTCCTGATCCAGGAAGGCCTGGTGCTGCGCACGCCGCGCGGGCGGATGCTGGGCGAGGCCGGCTGGCGCCACCTGGGACTCGCCCCGCCGGCGGGGCTGGTGGCGCAGCTCGACCTGTTGCGGGACACCGATCCGTGA
- a CDS encoding YbgC/FadM family acyl-CoA thioesterase — MYFEDTDAGGMAYHARYLHWAERARTESLRAIDLPHQFMMERHNALLVVRRVEVEYWRPARLDESVVVETSVLRVTGAQVVLGQVVCAADGGADRLAGLKVGLVCVGRDSLKPVPLPEPWRSVLKGLVVPG; from the coding sequence GTGTATTTCGAGGATACCGACGCCGGCGGGATGGCCTATCACGCCCGATATCTGCATTGGGCGGAGCGCGCGCGGACCGAATCCTTGCGTGCCATAGACTTGCCGCACCAATTTATGATGGAACGTCACAATGCGTTGCTGGTGGTGCGGCGCGTCGAAGTGGAGTACTGGCGGCCCGCCCGCCTGGATGAGTCCGTTGTGGTCGAGACGTCGGTGCTGCGCGTGACCGGCGCGCAGGTGGTCCTCGGGCAGGTGGTCTGCGCCGCGGATGGCGGGGCGGACAGGCTGGCGGGACTGAAGGTCGGCCTGGTCTGCGTGGGCCGGGACAGCCTGAAGCCGGTGCCGCTGCCGGAGCCTTGGCGGTCGGTGTTGAAGGGACTCGTCGTGCCGGGCTGA
- the tolQ gene encoding protein TolQ, whose protein sequence is MNGNVTAQALGQAAHDLSLWGLFLQADWVVKGVMIGLLIASVWVWAIVFDKVTGLRRANRAADAFEDRFWSGGSLDDLFAREGEEPSHPMAAVFGAAMREWRRSAGAGSIMGGAKERVERAMTVTIGREMERLERWMVFLASVGSVAPFIGLFGTVWGIMNSFAAIAGMQNTNLAVVAPGIAEALFATAIGLVAAIPAVLAYNKLNTDLARFAARMESFATEFAAILSRQTEVAANDAAAPAASAAE, encoded by the coding sequence GTGAACGGCAACGTGACCGCCCAGGCGCTCGGGCAGGCAGCGCACGATCTTTCGCTCTGGGGGCTGTTCCTCCAGGCGGACTGGGTCGTGAAAGGCGTGATGATCGGGCTGCTGATTGCCAGCGTCTGGGTCTGGGCGATCGTGTTCGACAAGGTGACCGGACTGCGCCGGGCCAACCGTGCCGCCGATGCCTTCGAGGACCGCTTCTGGTCCGGCGGCAGCCTCGATGACCTGTTCGCCCGCGAAGGCGAGGAGCCGTCCCACCCCATGGCTGCCGTATTCGGAGCGGCGATGCGCGAATGGCGCCGCTCCGCCGGTGCCGGCAGCATCATGGGCGGTGCCAAGGAACGCGTCGAACGTGCCATGACGGTGACGATCGGGCGGGAGATGGAACGGCTCGAACGCTGGATGGTGTTCCTCGCGAGTGTCGGTTCCGTCGCGCCCTTCATCGGCCTGTTCGGCACGGTCTGGGGCATCATGAATTCCTTCGCCGCGATCGCGGGGATGCAGAACACCAACCTCGCGGTGGTCGCCCCCGGCATCGCCGAGGCGCTGTTCGCCACCGCCATCGGCCTGGTCGCGGCCATCCCGGCGGTGCTGGCCTACAACAAGCTGAATACCGACCTGGCGCGCTTCGCCGCGCGGATGGAATCCTTCGCCACCGAATTCGCCGCCATCCTGTCGCGGCAGACCGAAGTGGCGGCGAACGACGCGGCGGCCCCGGCCGCGAGCGCGGCGGAATAG